In a genomic window of Muntiacus reevesi chromosome 1, mMunRee1.1, whole genome shotgun sequence:
- the MARCOL gene encoding MARCO-like protein yields MEAFIFLPFMFLAMFSVSSTQPLKTSVFKVGDSPEPALILERENEANQQGGQKEPKRETRSNTQGKPGPLILQGQPEYSIQSGKPENFKQKGRPGVFNQPGSLQGNSGQSNQKGNPEASNEQGKPGSFSQQGKPGSSSQHGKPGSSSQQGESGSSSQQGKPGSSSQQGKPGSSSQQGKPGSSSQQGEPGSSSQQGKPGSSSQQGEPGSSSQQGKPGSSSQQGNPGSSSQQGEPGSSSQQGKPGSSSQKGKTGLSRQQRKSKSFYNQEERKTGVNPLNDNTMEIQTGRTSNKNPTGKTKCQSKYEPVCGSDGKTYGNRCAFNEAKRPTAESTLEPTKASGHRRPAHLRARTQLYLSVRRSSPRIPWALALPSRKPAQASGAASPSRGQTPPQSHSLQTGLPTESQTLPWNQLGPGPARLQFNTSFRIPQTPNPTVSGTSPALTLALGPLILQPDSRTQLCLPISQH; encoded by the exons TATCTTCAACCCAGCCTTTGAAGACAAGTGTTTTTAAAGTTGGAGACAGTCCAGAACCTGCACTTATtctagagagagaaaatgaagctAATCAGCAAGGAGGACAAAAAGAACCTAAAAGGGAAACAAGAAGCAACACCCAAGGCAAACCAGGGCCACTCATTCTGCAAGGACAGCCAGAGTATTCTATTCAGTCAGGAAAAccagaaaattttaaacagaaaggGAGGCCAGGAGTTTTCAATCAGCCTGGGAGTCTGCAAGGGAATTCAGGACAATCTAACCAAAAAGGGAATCCAGAAGCTTCTAATGAGCAAGGAAAACCAGGATCTTTTAGCCAGCAAGGGAAGCCAGGGTCATCTAGCCAGCATGGGAAGCCAGGGTCATCTAGCCAGCAAGGAGAGTCAGGGTCATCTAGCCAGCAAGGGAAGCCAGGGTCATCTAGCCAGCAAGGGAAGCCAGGCTCATCTAGCCAGCAAGGGAAGCCAGGGTCATCTAGCCAGCAAGGAGAGCCAGGGTCATCTAGCCAGCAAGGGAAGCCAGGCTCATCTAGCCAGCAAGGAGAGCCAGGCTCATCTAGCCAGCAAGGGAAGCCAGGCTCATCTAGCCAGCAAGGGAATCCAGGCTCATCTAGCCAGCAAGGAGAGCCAGGGTCATCTAGCCAGCAAGGGAAGCCAGGTTCATCTAGCCAAAAAGGAAAGACAGGATTGTCTAGGCAACAGAGAAAATCAAAGTCTTTTTAtaatcaagaagaaagaaaaactggagtCAACCCTTTGAATGACAATACAATGGAGATTCAG ACTGGCCGTACTAGCAACAAGAACCCAACCGGAAAAACAAAATGTCAATCTAAATatgaaccagtctgtggttctgATGGAAAAACTTATGGCAACCGCTGTGCATTCAATGAAGCAAAAAG ACCCACAGCAGAAAGTACCTTGGAGCCCACAAAGGCCTCTGGACACAGACGCCCTGCCCACCTAAGAGCCAGGACTCAGCTCTATTTATCAGTGCGCAGGAGCAGTCCCAGAATCCCctgggccctggccctgccctccaggaagCCGGCCCAGGCCTCTGGAGCAGCCTCACCCTCTAGGGGGCAGACACCACCACAATCCCATAGCCTGCAGACCGGCCTGCCCACAGAAAGTCAGACCCTGCCCTGGAACCAGCTGGGCCCTGGTCCTGCCCGACTGCAGTTCAACACAAGCTTCAGGATACCCCAGACCCCAAATCCAACTGTGTCAGGAACCAGCCCGGCACTGACACTGGCTCTGGGACCCCTGATCCTGCAGCCAGACTCTAGGACTCAGCTCTGCCTGCCAATCAGCCAGCATTAA